The Cucumis melo cultivar AY chromosome 5, USDA_Cmelo_AY_1.0, whole genome shotgun sequence genome has a segment encoding these proteins:
- the LOC127149547 gene encoding OVARIAN TUMOR DOMAIN-containing deubiquitinating enzyme 4-like, translated as MIHYHERKGEGSWNVAWDARPAHWLYHPDSAWLLFGVCACIAPLDWVDASHEVVSLDQKKEVCESSDSEFNQNDESSTDYRVTDIVENLRVLADGRCLFRAIAHGACLRSGEEAPDDDRQRELADELRAKVVDELLKRRKETVSFSDAHYTDLIYLVGLKNEWYIEGDFDVYVMRIQQPFVWGGEPELLMVSHVLKQVFIYIASHYFVS; from the exons ATGATTCACTACCATGAGCGCAAAGGAGAGGGATCTTGGAACGTCGCCTGGGACGCTCGCCCGGCTCACTGGCTCTACCATCCCGATTCGGCTTGGCTGCTGTTTGGCGTCTGTGCCTGTATTGCACCTCTTGATTGGGTGGATGCAAGTCATGAGGTTGTATCCTTAGATCAGAAGAAGGAAGTGTGTGAATCGAGCGACTCTGAATTTAATCAAAACGATGAGAGCTCTACTGATTACAGGGTGACAGATATTGTGGAAAATTTGC GTGTGCTAGCAGATGGTCGGTGCCTGTTTAGGGCAATCGCTCATGGAGCTTGTTTGAGAAGTGGGGAAGAAGCTCCTGATGATGATCGTCAAAGAGAGCTCGCTGATGAATTAAGGGCTAAG GTCGTGGATGAGCTTTTAAAGAGGCGGAAGGAAACAGTAAGTTTTTCTGATGCACATTATACGGATTTAATATATTTGGTTGGATTAAAAAATGAGTG GTATATTGAAGGAGATTTTGATGTGTATGTGATGAGAATTCAGCAACCTTTCGTGTGGGGTGGAGAACCTGAGTTACTTATGGTATCTCACGTTCTGAAGCAAGTTTTTATTTATATTGCTAGCCACTATTTTGTCTCATga